A genomic window from Amia ocellicauda isolate fAmiCal2 chromosome 15, fAmiCal2.hap1, whole genome shotgun sequence includes:
- the LOC136771907 gene encoding uncharacterized protein LOC136771907 produces the protein MAVDSERGLLLLLLLLSTAAPLTAVFLYSTLGASVTVPCDGLTEYHNSYIVWVFAHSSDTSVELSRGGMITDTDPDRAGRLRLGSNRYLHIDRLRTRDTGEYTCHQHVNGHFYESGSTVILFLLSISASPSEGLRAGDRITLSCVLDCGGMVGNCSETQGLTLSWRDESGVPLKDERDRYSITELRGVHSNLSVTLRQSDHNKSRTCVLTERGEMKTSESYTTTLSGVPDELFSTVGRLLLLPCVDPVSLGPGERLRWTYRQPVSSAPVTLYELLSQSITPLRGKDTHSGRAVMSVNSSLLIHNVQTRDAGLYRCERHKDLKYQKTHRRFALNTLSDVHKGFAVSLTCSLTCGFDCVENTELTWKNSTGNSLQGGASEHNKSTISSQLVLQPQSSERIWCSVEREGLERVSQDWTTEIKAGPGLAGSAVELAVRLTMFFIALIAPLVTGAVVYTKRRSSRQTEAVPQWMEMTSHG, from the exons CTGTATTCCTGTACTCCACTCTGGGTGCCTCAGTGACAGTGCCTTGTGACGGACTGACAGAATATCACAACTCCTATATAGTCTGGGTGTTTGCTCACAGCTCTGACACATCTGTAGAACTGAGCCGTGGTGGGATGATCACAGACACAGATCCAGACAGAGCTGGCAGACTGAGACTGGGGTCTAACCGTTATCTGCACATAGACAGACTCAGGACACGGGACACTGGAGAGTACACCTGTCATCAGCATGTCAATGGACACTTTTATGAATCTGGATCTACTGTTATTCTCTTCCTGCTCTCCA TCTCTGCCAGTCCATCTGAGGGTCTGAGGGCCGGAGACAGAATCACTCTGAGCTGTGTGCTGGACTGTGGGGGGATGGTTGGAAACTGCTCTGAGACACAAGGACTGACTCTGTCCTGGAGGGACGAGAGCGGAGTCCCACTGAAGGAcgagagagacagatacagtATCACAGAGCTCAGGGGAGTCCACAGTAATCTCTCAGTGACACTGCGACAGTCAGACCACAACAAGAGCAGGACTTGTGTCCTGACAGAGCGAGGCGAGATGAAGACCTCTGAGTCCTACACCACTACACTCTCAG GTGTTCCAGACGAGCTGTTCTCCACAGTGGGGCGGCTCCTGCTCTTGCCTTGTGTGGATCCTGTCAGTCTGGGACCAGGAGAGAGACTGCGGTGGACCTACAGACAACCTGTTTCCAGCGCTCCAGTCACACTCTACGAGTTACTATCCCAGTCTATTACACCTCTTAgggggaaagacacacacagtgggAGAGCGGTGATGTCAGTCAACTCCTCACTGCTGATACACAATGTGCAGACAAGGGACGCTGGGCTGTACCGCTGTGAGAGACACAAGGACTTAAAGTATCAAAAGACCCACAGGAGGTTTGCTCTGAACACACTGTCAG ATGTACATAAGGGCTTTGCTGTCAGCTTGACCTGCTCCCTCACCTGTGGGTTTGACTGTGTGGAAAACACTGAACTGACCTGGAAGAACAGTACAGGGAACAGTCTGCAGGGCGGTGCCAGTGAGCATAACAAGAGCACCATCAGCTCCCAGCTGGTCCTTCAGCCCCAGAGCTCTGAGAGGATTTGGTGCAGTGTGGAGAGGGAGGGGCTGGAGAGAGTGAGTCAGGACTGGACCACAGAGATTAAGGCTGGACCAG GTTTGGCAGGGTCTGCAGTGGAGCTGGCGGTGAGACTGACTATGTTCTTCATCGCTCTGATCGCCCCTCTGGTCACTGGAGCCGTGGTTTACACCAAGAGGAGGAGCAGCAGACAGACAG AAGCAGTGCCACAATGGATGGAGATGACCTCACATGGCTGA